In Acidobacteriota bacterium, a single genomic region encodes these proteins:
- a CDS encoding DUF3347 domain-containing protein: MKTKVALITILVLTLLPAAWAHGDKHGEHHKMKKTAFSEFIEHYEAIRLSLLSDSLDGIGEHARAISKRARRLASAFDAETAGVADDKSAAIKALLPKLREQADALAGSKDLRSARDAFAPLSESLVSYRDAATGDKPAVAFCPMAKRSWLQPKGQIGNPYGGTKMPRCGQFVKN, translated from the coding sequence ATGAAAACCAAAGTCGCCCTGATCACGATCCTGGTTCTGACCCTGCTCCCCGCCGCCTGGGCTCACGGAGACAAGCACGGCGAGCACCACAAGATGAAGAAAACGGCCTTTTCCGAGTTCATCGAGCACTACGAGGCGATCCGCCTGTCCTTGCTCTCGGACTCCCTGGACGGCATTGGAGAGCACGCTCGGGCGATCAGCAAGCGCGCACGGCGCCTGGCCAGCGCCTTCGACGCCGAGACGGCCGGCGTGGCCGACGACAAGAGCGCCGCGATCAAGGCGCTGCTGCCGAAGCTCCGCGAGCAGGCCGATGCCCTGGCCGGGTCGAAGGATCTCCGCTCGGCGCGCGATGCGTTCGCCCCACTCTCCGAATCGTTGGTCAGCTACCGCGATGCCGCGACGGGTGACAAGCCGGCCGTGGCCTTCTGCCCGATGGCCAAGCGTTCCTGGCTGCAGCCCAAGGGCCAGATCGGCAATCCTTACGGCGGCACGAAAATGCCCCGTTGCGGACAGTTCGTCAAGAACTGA
- a CDS encoding DNA-3-methyladenine glycosylase I, whose amino-acid sequence MSDEARSGETPRCPWCGRDPVYVAYHDREWGVPVHDDRKLFEFLVLEGAQAGLSWLTILKRREGYRRAYRGFDPRKVARFGASSVRRLLADTGIIRNRLKIEASISNARAFLKVQEEWGSFDAYIWSFVDGRPLQNRWRNVSELPASTPLSETISRDLKRRGFRFVGPTIVYAHMQATGMVNDHLVSCFRYRQLKGET is encoded by the coding sequence ATGAGTGACGAGGCCCGGTCCGGCGAGACGCCACGGTGCCCCTGGTGCGGTCGGGATCCGGTCTACGTGGCCTACCACGACCGGGAGTGGGGCGTGCCGGTACACGACGACCGCAAGCTCTTCGAATTTCTCGTCCTCGAGGGGGCCCAGGCGGGCCTGAGCTGGCTGACGATCCTCAAGCGCCGTGAGGGCTACCGGCGGGCCTACAGGGGGTTCGACCCCCGGAAGGTGGCCCGCTTCGGAGCCTCCAGCGTGCGACGCCTCCTTGCGGATACCGGGATCATTCGCAATCGCCTGAAGATCGAGGCCAGCATCTCCAACGCACGGGCCTTCCTGAAGGTGCAGGAAGAGTGGGGCAGCTTCGACGCGTATATCTGGTCCTTCGTCGATGGGAGACCGCTTCAGAATCGCTGGCGGAACGTCTCGGAGTTACCGGCTTCGACGCCGCTGTCGGAGACGATCAGCCGCGATCTCAAACGGCGTGGCTTCCGCTTTGTCGGTCCGACCATCGTCTATGCCCACATGCAGGCCACCGGCATGGTCAACGACCACCTGGTGAGTTGTTTCCGCTACCGGCAGCTCAAAGGGGAAACATAG
- a CDS encoding cobalamin-dependent protein (Presence of a B(12) (cobalamin)-binding domain implies dependence on cobalamin itself, in one of its several forms, or in some unusual lineages, dependence on a cobalamin-like analog.) translates to MTAITTTVTTGQAAPARHPRGSRASVLLTSVFGPYAQDDEYGSRTINPMELYHNQVTRVQGAFSLRMFHRSWGLMLIQANIEAPCTLLDFPTLDRFIEEIKTHDYDIVGIGAIIPNVAKVQKMCELVRIHLPQATIVVGGHVANIPDIAERIDADHIVRGEGVAWMRRFLGEDDRKPLRHPRIVSGMGTRVMGVRLREKPGDVAATVIPSVGCPLGCNFCATSAMFGGKGKFVHFYESGDELFEIMHALEQSMKVRSFFMMDENFLFHRKRALRLLELMIKHDKPWALYVFSSANVLRKYTLEQLVQLGISWIWMGLEGKAANYSKLNGIDTRDVVRQLQAHGIRVLGSTIIGLEEHRPETMHEVISHAVSHDTEFHQFMLYTPVLGTPLHAEFEAKDRLLDSKEFPECDTHGQYRFSFRHPHFRNGEEGDFLLKAFRTDLEVNGPSIVRVARTLLQGWQRHKNHPDLRVRRRFLWEIRDLATTYAGALWAARRRFRSNPTVSEKISRVLRDLYREFGIKSRLAAPLLGRYLQFTIGREERRLERGWTYEPATFRETEALFVSPAGKSDRQMMAPAHP, encoded by the coding sequence ATGACGGCAATCACGACGACTGTCACTACGGGCCAAGCGGCGCCCGCCCGACACCCCCGCGGCTCGCGAGCCAGCGTCCTGCTGACCAGCGTTTTCGGCCCCTACGCCCAGGACGACGAATACGGCAGTCGCACCATCAACCCGATGGAGCTCTACCACAACCAGGTCACCCGGGTGCAGGGAGCCTTCTCCTTGCGCATGTTCCATCGTTCATGGGGCCTGATGCTGATCCAGGCCAACATCGAGGCGCCCTGCACGCTTCTCGACTTCCCCACGCTGGACCGCTTCATCGAAGAAATCAAGACCCACGACTACGACATCGTCGGCATCGGCGCGATCATCCCCAACGTGGCCAAGGTGCAGAAGATGTGCGAGCTGGTGCGCATCCACCTGCCCCAGGCGACCATCGTCGTCGGCGGCCATGTCGCCAACATTCCCGACATCGCCGAGCGCATCGACGCCGATCACATCGTTCGCGGCGAAGGGGTGGCATGGATGCGCCGCTTCCTCGGCGAAGACGACCGCAAGCCCCTCCGGCACCCGCGCATCGTCTCCGGAATGGGCACCCGGGTGATGGGCGTCCGGCTCAGGGAAAAACCGGGGGACGTGGCCGCCACCGTGATTCCCTCCGTGGGCTGCCCCCTCGGGTGCAACTTCTGCGCCACCTCGGCGATGTTCGGCGGCAAGGGCAAGTTCGTCCACTTCTACGAATCCGGCGATGAACTCTTCGAAATCATGCACGCCCTCGAGCAATCGATGAAAGTCCGCTCCTTCTTCATGATGGACGAGAATTTTCTTTTCCATCGCAAGCGTGCTCTGCGCCTGCTCGAATTGATGATCAAGCACGACAAGCCCTGGGCGCTCTACGTGTTCAGCTCAGCCAACGTGCTGCGGAAGTACACCCTCGAGCAACTGGTCCAGCTCGGGATCTCCTGGATCTGGATGGGACTCGAGGGAAAGGCCGCCAACTATTCCAAGCTCAACGGCATCGACACGCGCGATGTCGTCCGCCAGTTGCAAGCACACGGCATCCGGGTCCTCGGCTCGACGATCATCGGTCTCGAGGAGCATCGGCCCGAAACGATGCACGAAGTGATCAGCCACGCGGTCAGCCACGACACGGAGTTCCACCAGTTCATGCTGTACACCCCCGTACTCGGTACACCGCTGCACGCGGAATTCGAGGCCAAGGACCGCCTGCTGGACTCCAAAGAGTTCCCCGAGTGCGATACCCACGGACAGTACCGCTTCTCGTTCCGGCATCCCCACTTCCGCAACGGCGAGGAAGGCGACTTCCTGCTGAAAGCGTTCCGGACCGACCTGGAAGTCAATGGACCGAGCATCGTGCGCGTCGCCCGCACCCTGCTGCAGGGCTGGCAGCGACACAAGAACCATCCCGACCTGCGGGTCCGGCGCCGATTCCTCTGGGAAATCCGGGACCTGGCCACCACCTACGCCGGAGCCCTGTGGGCCGCGCGTCGCCGCTTCCGCTCGAACCCCACGGTCTCGGAGAAGATTTCACGGGTGCTGCGTGATCTGTACCGGGAATTCGGGATCAAGTCCCGCCTTGCGGCCCCCCTCCTGGGCCGCTACCTGCAATTCACCATCGGACGGGAAGAGCGCCGACTCGAACGCGGCTGGACCTACGAGCCGGCCACCTTCCGCGAAACCGAAGCGCTGTTCGTCTCTCCTGCAGGCAAGTCCGACCGGCAGATGATGGCGCCCGCCCACCCCTGA